A stretch of the Campylobacter sp. 19-13652 genome encodes the following:
- the lolA gene encoding LolA-like outer membrane lipoprotein chaperone has translation MKKFILIFLCVTSLFAASALEFGSLSADFVQTIKSGGKDIVYNGRFYATTKEAFWEYDSPARKRIYFSDDRVVIIEDELEQAIISRLENVPNLTSILRNAKRISDKLYKASYDDVDYLISIDERGVVSMIDYKDKLDNKVKITLSNVIKNGKINPEIFIPHIPQGYDIISR, from the coding sequence ATGAAAAAATTTATACTCATTTTTCTCTGCGTTACCTCGCTTTTTGCAGCTTCTGCGCTGGAGTTTGGCTCGCTTAGTGCAGATTTTGTCCAGACTATTAAAAGTGGTGGTAAGGACATAGTTTATAATGGCAGGTTTTATGCCACGACAAAAGAGGCGTTTTGGGAATATGATAGCCCAGCTAGAAAGAGAATTTATTTTAGCGATGATAGGGTGGTTATTATAGAGGATGAGCTAGAGCAGGCTATTATAAGCAGGCTTGAGAATGTGCCAAATTTAACGAGCATTTTACGTAATGCAAAACGTATAAGCGATAAGCTTTATAAGGCAAGCTATGATGATGTTGATTATCTTATAAGCATCGATGAAAGAGGGGTTGTAAGCATGATTGATTACAAAGATAAACTTGACAATAAGGTGAAAATAACCCTGTCAAATGTGATAAAAAATGGCAAGATAAATCCTGAAATTTTTATCCCTCACATACCGCAAGGATATGATATTATAAGCCGCTAG